The following proteins come from a genomic window of Bradysia coprophila strain Holo2 unplaced genomic scaffold, BU_Bcop_v1 contig_138, whole genome shotgun sequence:
- the LOC119073615 gene encoding uncharacterized protein LOC119073615: MKQYLIWSCVIVYALNACFASKHTYGVPNLGGDVFFSKKVIDQVTEEPKNYTIIFKYLGGKIPTVLSYFEVDVNVFSEGGIQVTNEMKNIDATISIPNARNVTATISLHGFGKDLIPLLSQWPYKKDDASSNSYTVVYVKNARPPKKPSASNSIGARQKGDRLIHFESRNVTNISRFPSRAFEYSGDESITYVRFAFNSPTAMALINTTFISEKSFNAVAYDMNTEHFVANISIYGFDYLFSPYNYVNLLGMNTTNFN, encoded by the exons ATGAAACAATATTTAATTTGGAGCTGTGTAATTGTGTATGCTTTAAACGCTTGTTTTGCGAGCAAGCACACGTACGGTGTGCCAAATTTAG GTGGTGACGTATTTTTCTCCAAGAAGGTCATAGATCAAGTCACCGAAGAGCCAAAGAACTACAcaattatattcaaatatttgggTGGCAAAATTCCAACTGTTCTGTCTTATTTTGAAGTTGATGTTAAT gtATTTAGTGAAGGTGGTATACAAgtaacaaatgaaatgaagaatATTGACGCAACTATATCCATACCTAATGCACGGAATGTCACAGCAACAATATCTCTGCACGGATTCGGTAAGGATCTAATACCACTACTGAGTCAATGGCCATACAAAAAGGACGATGCGTCATCGAACAGTTACACAGTTGTTTACGTGAAGAATGCTAGACCACCTAAGAAACCATCAGCATCAAATTCAATTGGAGCTAGGCAGAAGGGCGATCGACTAATTCATTTTGAAAGCCGAAATGTAACGAACATTAGCCGCTTCCCAAGCAGAGCATTTGAATATTCCGGCGATGAGTCCATCACTTATGTTCGATTTGCCTTTAAT TCACCGACCGCCATGGCTCTTATTAACACGACATTTATATCTGAGAAGAGCTTTAACGCTGTTGCATACGATATGAATACGGAGCATTTCGTCGCCAATATTTCAATATACGGATTTGATTACCTTTTTAGTCCATATaattatgttaatttattGGGAATGAATACCACcaattttaactaa
- the LOC119073472 gene encoding uncharacterized protein LOC119073472 — protein MAADVGTNNLALEYRKITAEEQQQEFCSYLGFQSETIIWDEYDPETDPDSQSLLLKKINLIFGDEVDDAIVSGENSAATTPDSETSSTTGENSSTDADVKAARKKAARNERFKKMKEKLADAIWNQKKYNKDTLLMSPIFVALVTDYEQYQKDLSWCKYSLEYSLHPVFRIMKCRKNGESHGCCMIFVDEHARVYQNWEEFKTNNDYTAGYIVAPSLGVYNTNGDIDSDNFNRVQLEVFPSSCVTTASKLAATADTVSTVGGLAATGITIASVAAVPMLPIVATGALITGLGCAAYSVGRSTFKLVDRSKHEQTINVADNEARSHWFGLVAGAVGLSAGAATKGLASAASRGSNISKVVTGSVNMLNGAAILMNGVGTLNGVYAIFLKKKDGEDITMLEIVQLSSSLFIFTHSVYNFQTANNIVKSAQKSTIGEYRRGLSRNQQKAFDKLVKETIRQKGVDAGHVDVIRSLRNIKEPKQFFGDAYKVNKELNKNNIRMSLNGDGEILLNDGVATTPTELRNNLKQQSSENVFANLPTIPDSHPAAGKISFNEMRSVAPSVTRDHVMLVVKGLFQLGTFINDKEDLESSLIDFGERVTLFVFDSFVDFMKSYFAENSQRIGGYLNVAIPFEDVLSVALNIVRKLCDDNGVDLESYMERIDWNFLRLQINEFYENLRDRQRRRGAPTERCKICSGSYYV, from the exons ATGGCTGCTGATGTTGGAACAAATAATTTGGCCTTAGAATATCGAAAAATAACCGCAGAGGAACAACAGCAAGAATTTTGCAGTTATCTTGGATTCCAGTCGGAAACTATCATCTGGGATGA atATGATCCGGAAACCGATCCAGACAGCCAGAGTCTTTTGttgaagaaaatcaatttaatttttggagATGAAGTAGACGACGCAATTGTAAGTGGCGAAAACAGTGCCGCAACTACACCGGACAGTGAGACTAGTTCTACCACTGGCGAAAATAGTTCAACTGATGCCGATGTAAAAGCTGCTAGAAAAAAGGCGGCCAGAAACGAACGATTTAAGAAAATGAAGGAGAAACTGGCGGATGCTATTTGGAACCAAA AAAAGTACAACAAGGACACATTGCTTATGTCGCCGATATTTGTTGCATTAGTAACAGACTATGAGCAGTACCAGAAAGATTTGAGCTGGTGTAAGTACTCGCTAGAATACTCCCTACATCCCGTTTTTCGGATCATGAAATGTCGCA AAAACGGGGAATCACACGGTTGCTGCATGATATTCGTCGACGAACATGCGAGAGTGTATCAAAACTGGGAAGAGTTTAAAACGAACAACGACTATACTGCTGGCTACATAGTCGCACCATCACTCGGTGTTTACAATACGAATGGTGACATAGATTCGGATAATTTCAATCGCGTCCAGTTGGAAGTGTTTCCATCCAGCTGTGTCACAACAGCCAGTAAATTGGCTGCCACTGCAG ATACTGTGTCAACAGTTGGAGGTCTTGCAGCAACCGGTATTACTATAGCGTCCGTAGCGGCCGTTCCAATGCTTCCAATTGTCGCTACCGGTGCATTAATAACAGGATTGGGCTGTGCAGCGTATTCTGTCGGAAGGAGCACATTCAAATTG GTGGACCGGTCCAAACACGAACAAACTATTAACGTAGCCGACAACGAAGCCAGATCGCACTGGTTTGGATTAGTGGCCGGTGCTGTAGGATTAAGTGCTGGCGCTGCGACAAAGGGATTAGCATCAGCCGCCAGCAGAGGTTCGAACATATCAAAG GTGGTTACTGGTTCGGTTAATATGTTAAACGGTGCTGCGATTCTAATGAATGGCGTTGGTACTTTGAACGGAGTCTACGCTATTTTTTTG aagaaaaaagacgGCGAAGACATCACCATGTTGGAAATCGTACAACTGAGCTCCTCTCTTTTCATATTCACTCATTCGGTGTACAATTTCCAAACAGCGAACAACATTGTTAAGTCAGCACAAAAATCCACCATCGGTGAATACCGACGTGGTCTTAGTCGGAATCAGCA AAAAGCGTTCGACAAACTAGTCAAGGAAACAATTCGACAGAAGGGTGTGGACGCCGGCCATGTCGATGTCATCCGATCGTTGCGTAACATAAAAGAaccgaaacaatttttcggcGACGCATACAAAGTGAACAAAGAGTTGAACAAGAACAACATCCGAATGTCACTGAATGGCGACGGTGAAATTCTATTGAATGATGGAGTTGCCACAACTCCAACAGAACTTCGAAACAACTTAAAACAGCAATCCAGCGAAAATGTATTCGCCAATTTGCCAACGATACCAGATAGTCATCCAGCAGCTGGTAAGATTAGTTTCAACGAAATGAGAAGTGTCGCGCCATCAGTGACCAGAGACCATGTTATGCTGGTGGTAAAGGGACTGTTTCAATTGGGCACATTCATCAATGACAAGGAAGATTTGGAGTCATCATTAATCGACTTTGGCGAACGGGTCACCCTTTTCGTTTTCGATTCGTTCGTTGATTTTATGAAATCGTATTTTGCTGAAAATAGTCAACGAATCGGTGGATACTTAAATGTGGCGATACCATTTGAGGATGTGCTATCAGTTGCGTTGAACATTGTTCGGAAATTATGCGACGATAACGGCGTCGATTTGGAAAGTTATATGGAGCGGATCGATTGGAATTTCCTTCGATTGCAGATCAacgaattttatgaaaatttgaggGATCGTCAGCGCAGACGCGGTGCACCAACCGAACGATGCAAAATCTGTTCGGGATCGTACTATGTTTAA
- the LOC119073492 gene encoding esterase FE4-like has product MDHKMLFLLIALSCCSVSFGSNDTDSPIVEVKQGKIVGKILKSRDGRDFYSFLGIPYGQAERFQPPSLAAEWDGIFEAKSYGPQCVQKMWVTNQNIGEENCLQLQVFTPSLSDNLPVAVYFHGGGFSIGTSNVLQPQYFMDENVVLVLVNYRLGPFGFLSMQDELIPGNNGLKDQNIALKWVQQNIANFGGNPDRVTLFGNSAGAASVSFHILSPQSAGLFHAAILQSGCALNPWAMSKHPREMALRFGTNIGCPTDTSAKFLSCLRLKTTDEILNSMEPLTQWNFDPFTPFGVVVEPDVPGAFLTVDPLKSLETGSYSRVPVIAGVVEDEGILLHSAYILEHPKLLQDLNENWTNVLPISLQFDRVYTNFTDEQQLNISTEIRKFYFIDQTISEDKRQQLTNVYSDRLFNHGVRKCAVLLSEHSPVYSYQFAHNRGDYSILRWFNIDKIFGVSHVDELSFLFAESYALAPEFQKDSIAETVSKNFVKLWASFITNGYPTEFWGNQQKWEPISREEREGKIPLKFYRMDADTSIIDEPFADRVVFWENILKGNYQAGGQQ; this is encoded by the exons AGTTGCTGCAGTGTCAGTTTTGGTAGCAATGATACTGATTCCCCGATAGTGGAAGTGAAACAAGGAAAAATTGTTGGCAAAATCTTAAAGTCTAGAGACGGAAGAGACTTCTACAGTTTTTTGGGTATACCTTATGGACAAGCTGAAAGGTTTCAG CCACCATCCCTAGCAGCGGAGTGGGATGGGATCTTTGAAGCAAAATCTTATGGTCCTCAATGTGTTcaaaaaatgtgggtaacgaATCAGAACATTGgagaagaaaattgtttgcaGCTTCAAGTGTTTACCCCGTCA TTATCTGACAATTTGCCTGTTGCCGTTTACTTTCACGGTGGAGGCTTCTCGATTGGTACTAGTAATGTTTTGCAACCGCAATATTTTATGGATGAAAATGTTGTTCTGGTGTTAGTTAACTATCGTCTAGGACCGTTCG GCTTTCTAAGTATGCAAGACGAGCTTATACCTGGCAACAATGGCCTAAAAGACCAGAATATCGCATTAAAATGGGTGCAACAGAATATAGCAAATTTTGGTGGTAATCCCGACCGTGTAACTTTGTTTGGTAACAGTGCGGGAGCAGCATCCGTTTCCTTTCACATATTGTCACCTCAAAGTGCTGGTCTGTTTCATGCAGCTATTTTACAAAGTGGCTGTGCGTTAAATCCGTGGGCCATGTCTAAACATCCTAGAGAGATGGCCTTGCGATTCGGAACGAATATTGGTTGTCCAACTGATACTTCTGCAAAGTTTCTAAGTTGCCTACGCTTGAAGACCACAGACGAAATACTAAATTCGATGGAACCGCTAACC CAATGGAACTTCGATCCATTCACACCGTTTGGTGTCGTTGTTGAGCCAGATGTACCGGGAGCATTTCTCACCGTTGATCCGTTGAAGAGTCTTGAAACTGGAAGTTATAGCAGAGTGCCTGTGATCGCCGGCGTCGTTGAAGATGAAGGAATTTTACTGCATTCAGCAT ATATTTTGGAACATCCAAAACTATTACAAGATCTGAATGAAAACTGGACAAATGTGCTTCCAATTTCGTTGCAGTTCGATAGAGTATACACAAATTTCACAGATGAACAGCAATTGAACATATCGACAGaaattcgtaaattttatttcattgatcaAACTATTTCGGAAGACAAGAGACAACAACTGACCAACGTGTATTCCGATCGACTATTTAATCATGGAGTGAGAAAATGTGCAGTTTTATTGTCAGAACATTCCCCTGTCTACAGTTACCAATTCGCTCATAATAGAGGAGACTACTCCATCCTGCGATGgttcaatatcgataaaatatttg GTGTTTCTCATGTCGACGaactttcgtttttatttgctGAATCATATGCACTGGCACCGGAATTTCAAAAGGATTCAATCGCTGAAAcagtttcaaagaattttgtgAAGCTTTGGGCTTCATTCATTACAAACGG ATACCCAACGGAATTTTGGGGAAACCAACAGAAATGGGAGCCGATCAGTCGTGAAGAAAGAGAAGGAAAGATTCCACTGAAATTTTACCGAATGGATGCTGATACTTCGATCATCGATGAACCGTTTGCAGATCGAGTCgtattttgggaaaatatccTGAAGGGAAACTATCAAGCCGGTGGACAACAGTAA